The following proteins are encoded in a genomic region of Vanessa cardui chromosome W, ilVanCard2.1, whole genome shotgun sequence:
- the LOC124542615 gene encoding uncharacterized protein LOC124542615, with the protein MDSLKKSLLELTETFNTRMAEFQKDLKAVSPATSPTSNINAQFLTFRTFVLSALESLQVQVELLTRQQDEFEMRSRRKIILIHGVPEEKKENTSSLVTKILSEHFKFSQFSPSDYTRCHRLGSSAGNKPRAILVRFNEASLRDKLWSSKTSLKGTGITLSEFLTKTRHEAFVLARRLFGIRQCWTKDGCIIVLDAEGSRHRVVSVSEVNAIQRPVEDTSEPSTVPASSATIPKGSKVPSYTTRPKRVVKK; encoded by the coding sequence ATGGATTCACTTAAAAAGTCGTTACTGGAATTAACTGAGACTTTTAACACAcgcatggcagaatttcaaaaaGATCTGAAAGCAGTTTCACCCGCTACAAGTCCAACGTCAAATATAAATGCACAGTTCCTGACATTCCGAACATTCGTCTTGTCTGCCCTCGAGAGTCTCCAGGTACAGGTTGAGTTGCTTACAAGGCAGCAAGATGAATTTGAGATGAGATCCCGgaggaaaataattttaattcacggTGTGCCCgaagaaaaaaaggaaaatacttCTTCGCTTGTTACAAAAATACTGTCTGAGCATTTCAAATTTTCACAGTTTTCTCCTTCTGACTACACCCGCTGCCATCGTCTCGGATCCTCTGCTGGTAACAAACCACGTGCAATTCTTGTCAGGTTTAATGAAGCGTCACTGCGTGATAAGCTCTGGTCTTCTAAGACAAGTTTGAAAGGTACAGGAATAACATTATCTGAGTTCCTCACTAAGACCCGGCATGAAGCATTTGTACTGGCACGAAGACTTTTTGGAATTAGGCAGTGCTGGACAAAAGACGGCTGCATAATTGTGTTAGATGCCGAGGGATCCCGTCATCGTGTGGTGTCGGTGTCGGAAGTAAATGCTATACAGCGTCCAGTGGAAGATACTTCTGAACCATCCACGGTACCGGCGAGCTCAGCAACTATCCCAAAAGGCAGTAAGGTGCCTTCGTATACTACGAGACCCAAAAGGGTCGTCAAGAAGTAA